From one Amaranthus tricolor cultivar Red isolate AtriRed21 chromosome 17, ASM2621246v1, whole genome shotgun sequence genomic stretch:
- the LOC130804329 gene encoding L-type lectin-domain containing receptor kinase S.4-like, giving the protein MLKPFLAIFLCSILTLTSSQPTEFLYQDFSKAGNNIILQNSAKLINHEKSTIIQLTNTTSRVIGHAFYSSPIKFKTSPNGTVSSFSTTFTLGTVPEFKTLGGHGMAFVISPSTNLQSGLPSQFLGLFSNSNLGNSTNHIFAVEFDTVQDFEFLDINDHHIGINLNTLISNFSAPAAYFLENSTKVNLTMKDGHTIQAWIDYNSKTHVINVTISPFPTKPTIPLLSYKYDLSQILEENMYVGFSAATGLLASSHYVLGWSFNMSGPSLSLPMPSLPPPPNSSSKKHKATLAIALSSSISIFLALVFVISIYVVVRIKDRDVIEDWELTIGPNRFPYHDLREATKGFREKELLGRGGFGRVYKGTLPKTNTQIAVKRISHESKQGIQEFVAEIASIGKLRHRNLVQLIGWCRRRGDLLLVYDYMPYGSLDKYLFDQEKAGHILNWEQRFRIIKGVASGLFYLHEGWEKVVIHRDVKASNVLLDGDFNGRLGDFGLARLHDHGAALGTTRLVGTLGYIAPELSRTGHVTTSSDVFAFGALLLEVVCGRRPIENRSKNDQEIVLVDWVWMKWNEGKVMEVIDPKLKGKYDEKEVLMVIKLGLMCSSDDPKLRPNMRLVIRYLDGEISLPEVLRAPFMDDLRINGDEPPIEDYVYSFGTSSSGISLHSYSTGNGIKGYSTYASLSPTI; this is encoded by the coding sequence ATGCTCAAACCTTTTCTAGCCATCTTTCTATGCTCCATCCTAACACTCACATCATCACAACCCACTGAATTTCTCTACCAAGATTTCAGCAAAgcaggaaacaacatcatcctTCAAAACTCAGCCAAACTCATCAACCATGAAAAATCCACCATCATCCAACTAACCAACACTACAAGCAGAGTAATAGGCCATGCCTTCTACTCATCCCCAATCAAATTCAAAACCTCCCCAAACGGCACCGTTTCATCCTTCTCAACCACCTTCACTTTAGGAACTGTCCCAGAATTCAAAACCCTAGGCGGACATGGAATGGCCTTCGTAATCTCACCATCAACTAATCTCCAATCAGGCCTTCCCAGCCAATTTCTTGGCCTTTTTAGTAATTCAAATCTGGGAAACTCTACAAATCATATATTTGCTGTTGAATTTGACACTGTTCAAGATTTCGAATTCCTCGATATTAATGATCATCATATTGGTATAAATCTTAATACCCTAATCTCAAATTTTTCTGCTCCTGCTGCTTATTTTCTGGAAAATTCAACAAAAGTTAACTTAACCATGAAAGATGGGCATACAATTCAAGCTTGGATTGATTATAATTCAAAAACTCATGTGATAAATGTCACTATTTCACCCTTTCCAACAAAACCCACAATTCCTTTACTCTCATATAAATATGatctttcacaaattcttgaagAAAATATGTATGTTGGGTTTTCTGCTGCAACAGGTTTACTTGCAAGTTCACATTATGTTCTTGGTTGGAGTTTTAACATGAGTGGGCCCTCTTTATCTCTTCCAATGCCTTCCCTCCCACCACCCCCAAATTCATCTTCAAAGAAACACAAAGCAACATTAGCAATAGCTTTGTCTAGTTCAATTTCGATCTTCCTCGCccttgtttttgttattagtatATATGTGGTTGTAAGAATCAAAGATAGAGATGTAATTGAGGATTGGGAACTTACAATTGGGCCTAATAGGTTTCCTTATCATGATCTAAGGGAAGCAACAAAAGGGTTTAGAGAGAAGGAATTACTAGGAAGAGGTGGGTTTGGGAGAGTATATAAAGGAACACTACCAAAAACAAATACCCAAATAGCTGTAAAAAGAATTAGCCATGAATCAAAGCAGGGTATACAAGAATTTGTAGCAGAAATTGCAAGTATTGGGAAACTTAGGCATAGAAATTTGGTACAATTAATAGGTTGGTGTAGAAGAAGAGGAGATTTATTGTTAGTATATGATTATATGCCTTATGGAAGTTTAGATAAGTATTTATTTGATCAAGAAAAAGCAGGACATATACTAAATTGGGAGCAAAGATTTAGAATTATAAAGGGTGTTGCAAGTGGATTATTTTACTTACATGAAGGTTGGGAAAAAGTTGTTATACATCGAGATGTTAAAGCAAGTAACGTGTTACTAGATGGTGATTTTAATGGTAGACTTGGTGATTTCGGGTTGGCTCGATTACACGATCATGGGGCGGCACTTGGCACGACCCGATTAGTTGGAACATTAGGGTATATAGCACCAGAACTATCAAGAACAGGACATGTAACTACAAGTTCTGATGTATTTGCATTTGGTGCTCTTTTACTTGAAGTGGTATGTGGAAGAAGACCTATTGAAAATAGATCTAAAAATGATCAAGAAATTGTTTTAGTAGATTGGGTTTGGATGAAATGGAATGAAGGGAAAGTTATGGAAGTTATTGATCCTAAATTGAAAGGAAAATATGATGAAAAAGAGGTTTTAATGGTGATTAAATTGGGTTTAATGTGTTCTAGTGATGATCCTAAGTTGAGGCCTAATATGAGATTAGTAATTAGGTATTTAGATGGAGAAATTTCATTGCCAGAGGTTTTGAGAGCTCCTTTTATGGATGATTTAAGGATCAATGGAGATGAACCACCAATTGAAGATTATGTTTACTCTTTTGGGACATCATCTTCTGGGATTAGCTTGCATTCTTACAGTACTGGTAATGGGATTAAGGGTTATAGTACCTATGCTAGTTTAAGTCCTACTATCTGA
- the LOC130803468 gene encoding acetyl-coenzyme A carboxylase carboxyl transferase subunit alpha, chloroplastic produces MASISPDAILGAKSVASDYLRSSNSCINGVPLRELGRTRLVFGRKITYSPVLAKLRKVKKHEYPWPEDPDLNVKGGVLSHLSSFKPLKEKPKPVTLDFEKPLIDLQRKIMDVRKMANETGLDFSDQIASLENKYEQALRELYLHLTPIQRVNIARHPNRPTFLDHVFSITEKFVELHGDRAGYDDPAIVTGLGTIDGRRYMFIGHQKGRNTKENIARNFGMPTPHGYRKALRMMYYADHHGFPIVTFIDTPGAYADLKSEELGQGEAIAHNLRTMFGLKVPIVSIVIGEGGSGGALAIGCANKLLMLENAVFYVASPEACAAILWKSAKAAPKAAEKLRITASELTRLQIADGVIPEPLGGAHADPSWTSQQIKKAVVESMDELCKMDTEELLRHRTQKFRKIGGFQEGLPVDPKRKRNMKRKEEPLQSKASTLELENEVEKLKEQILKSKDLSIETPNVDELIEKLKVEVDHEFSKAAQALGFQDRLLKLQEELSKARNSKDELKHSVVLEKVQKFKDEFSQSLSAAPNHASLSNKLSMLNELSKTMKVTEVKSKSTMLKQEVNKKFKEVLDRPDIKQKLEMLKSEIEIFGASTPNNMDDVLKKKISEVKKEVETEFANALKSLNLDLKIAKSNAVFPVEASLPLNLKGMIKELEDETQGKIEEIVNSSDLKNKIHLLKLELSKAGKNSDAELQNKIQVSIKEIKECLAEALRTSELADKHGKLTAEIEKVLESDGNSSSGSKTDINIEAERSYA; encoded by the exons ATGGCATCCATATCTCCAGATGCTATTTTAGGTGCTAAATCTGTGGCTTCTGATTATCTTCGAAGCTCCAATAGTTGTATCAATGGTGTCCCTTTGAGGGAACTTGGAAGGACACGTTTAGTTTTCGGGAGGAAAATCACGTATAGTCCAGTGCTTGCCAAACTCAGGAAAGTTAAGAAACATGAGTATCCATGGCCTGAAGATCCCGATCTTAATGTTAAGGGTGGAGTTCTATCTCATTTATCTTCTTTCAAGCCTTTAAAGGAGAAGCCTAAACCTGTGACGCTGGACTTCGAGAAGCCTCTTATAGACCTTCAAAGGAAGATCATGGAT GTAAGGAAGATGGCAAATGAGACTGGTTTGGATTTCAGTGATCAGATTGCATCTTTAGAAAATAAATACGAGCAG GCATTAAGGGAGCTGTACCTACATCTAACTCCTATACAACGTGTGAATATTGCTCGGCATCCCAATCGCCCTACTTTTCTTGACCACGTATTCAGCATCACAGAAAAG TTTGTAGAACTACATGGAGATCGTGCTGGTTATGATGACCCTGCTATAGTTACTGGCCTTGGTACAATAGATGGTAGGCGTTATATGTTCATTGGTCATCAAAAGGGAAGAAATACGAAGGAAAATATTGCACGGAATTTCGGGATGCCTACTCCTCATGG TTATCGGAAGGCTCTACGCATGATGTATTATGCTGATCATCATGGATTTCCTATTGTCACCTTTATTGACACTCCAGGGGCATATGCAGACTTGAAGTCAGAGGAGCTAGGACAA GGAGAAGCTATTGCCCACAATTTAAGAACAATGTTTGGATTGAAAGTACCAATTGTTTCCATTGTCATTGGTGAAGGTGGCTCTGGTGGTGCTCTAGCCATTGGTTGTGCCAACAAATTACTGATGCTGGAAAATGCAGTCTTCTATGTTGCCAG TCCAGAGGCGTGTGCAGCTATCCTATGGAAGAGTGCTAAAGCTGCTCCCAAG GCCGCAGAAAAGCTGAGAATAACTGCTTCCGAGTTAACCAGGTTGCAAATTGCAGACGGTGTCATCCCT GAGCCGCTTGGTGGTGCACATGCTGACCCTTCATGGACATCACAGCAAATCAAGAAGGCAGTTGTAGAATCCATGGAT GAACTTTGCAAAATGGACACTGAAGAGCTCTTGCGTCACAGGACTCAGAAATTCCGCAAAATTGGTGGTTTTCAAGAAGGATTACCAGTTGACCCTAAGAGGAAAAGGAACATGAAGAGGAAAGAGGAACCACTTCAAAGCAAGGCTTCAACTCTGGAGCTGGAGAACGAGGTTGAAAAGCTGAAGGAGCAAATCCTAAAATCCAAGGATTTGTCAATAGAGACTCCAAATGTGGATGAGTTGATAGAGAAACTTAAGGTAGAGGTTGACCACGAATTTTCCAAGGCAGCTCAAGCCTTAGGTTTTCAGGACCGACTGTTGAAGTTGCAGGAAGAACTTTCAAAAGCAAGAAATTCCAAGGATGAACTTAAGCATTCTGTGGTGCTGGAAAAGGTTCAGAAATTCAAGGATGAGTTCAGCCAGTCTCTATCTGCAGCTCCAAATCATGCTAGCCTGAGTAATAAGCTCAGCATGCTGAATGAATTATCGAAAACCATGAAAGTAACTGAAGTTAAGAGTAAGTCCACCATGTTAAAACAAGAGGTGAACAAGAAATTTAAAGAGGTCCTAGATCGCCCCGATATAAAGCAGAAATTGGAAATGCTTAAGTCTGAAATTGAGATATTTGGGGCCTCCACACCCAATAATATGGACGACGTACTGAAGAAAAAGATATCAGAAGTCAAGAaagaggtggaaacagaatttGCAAATGCTCTGAAGTCGCTAAATTTGGATCTGAAGATTGCAAAATCAAATGCTGTATTTCCTGTTGAAGCGAGCTTGCCTCTTAACTTAAAAGGCATGATCAAAGAATTGGAGGATGAAACACAAggaaaaattgaagaaattgTAAACTCATCGGATTTGAAGAACAAAATCCATTTGTTGAAATTAGAGTTATCGAAGGCTGGAAAGAATTCTGATGCagaactacaaaataaaattcaGGTTtcgataaaagaaataaaagagtGTCTTGCAGAGGCTCTTCGGACGTCTGAGTTAGCAGATAAGCACGGAAAGCTTACAGCGGAGATTGAAAAGGTATTAGAATCAGATGGGAATTCAAGTAGTGGATCAAAAACAGATATCAACATTGAAGCTGAGCGCAGCTATgcttag